A region from the Hypericibacter adhaerens genome encodes:
- a CDS encoding GH36-type glycosyl hydrolase domain-containing protein gives MLPTFFCRGLWPRSPPAPWNAIAPVREELFGVERLEQHAESLAAAQQVTARPPAVRSLQARLNHNAAALLAAYRICASDLESGRSVVPAAEWLLDNYHLVEEQIREIRDDLPPGYYRQLPKLAGGPFAGYPRVFGLAWAFVAHTDSHFDPEILCRFIGAYQQVQPLTIGELWAVAITLRIVLIENLRRLADQIVVGRKERADADALADRLLGSGGARSALDADIAARSSAPLSEVFAAQLAKRLRDQDPRTTPALGWLAERLGMQGVSIEDVVQHAQQRLGASNVSVRNVITSMRLISDIDWAALFESLSLIDKQLRGGSAFAKMDFPTRNLYRSAIEELARGSPSTELEIAEQVLTVSHRAAEGVTDPREREKVGDPGFHLIAGGRSAFERTIGFRPPPRLRMSRLGMRLGVGGYAGLILSVTTALLALALWALSASDIDARWLALFALTGFVPATEMATALVNRAITWSFGAAVLPGLELAEGVPESLRTLVAVPTLLTSEADLMEQVERLEVHHLAGSGGDLTFALLSDGVDADREVVEDDAYLLAVAAEAIAQLNRRYGPGPEGDRFLLLHRRRLFNAGENTWMGWERKRGKLHELNRLLRGAPDTTFVAVAGHAPHVPDNVRFVITLDADTRLPRDAARRLVGKMAHPLNRPQFSDREQRVVGGYAILQPRVTPALPIGREGSFHQRVFSGPAGMDPYAAAISDVYQDLFGEGSYTGKGVYDVDAFEAALAGRVPENALLSHDLFEGVFARAGLASDIEVVEDFPSRFDVAAKRQHRWIRGDWQLLPWVVGRGGAMPLLGRWKMLDNMRRSLLAPTTLMAVALCWLLPIPAAIVGLLLVLTAVATPAFLPSAFSVLPRRAGLRVRNHLGALAGSLRLAAAQVSLSVAFLPDHARRAGDAIARTLLRLFVTRRRLLEWTTAAKSTAAPRLDLGGFYRGMAGGVALGLPLAAGAVAAAPASWPLVLPFALLWSAAPALAFGISRPSSLARRRSISPADATHLRLIARRTWRYFETFVTPADNMLPPDNFQEDPKPTLAHRTSPTNIGLYLLSAVAARDFGWAGTTETVERLEAALGSMRKLALFKGHFFNWYDIQDLRPLDPAYVSSVDSGNLAGHLIALANACEEWMDPACMPDVRGGMKDALRLAREATDSLPTNGRGQPLIAALDEIETRLNGAEAIESIAAPLNRLAAKAAEAARSIIPMPMADDGDTPDLLFWIEALKRAGFEHLRDRPGIADPARPLNGRLKVIADTAREMALAMDFAFLLDPDRKLLSIGYSLADNSLDPSCYDLLASEARLASLFAIAKGDIPTRHWFHLGRAVTPLGAGAALISWSGSMFEYLMPSLVMRAPEDSLLGQTSRLVVKRQQAYGRSLGVPWGVSESAYNARDIELTYQYSNFGVPGLGLKRGLSADAVIAPYATALAAMVDPPGARQNYVRLAAMAASGRYGFYEALDFTRSRLPADEDVAIVRAFMAHHQGMTIVAIANTVEDGWMRARFHREPMIKASELLLQERVPLEVAVMHPRAEEVKVPPAGAGADTATVRRLSAFTGGAPTTHLLSNGRYAVMLNTTGAGYSRWRDIAVTRWREDATRDDWGSFIFLKDSRSGKIWSVGMQPAGGDAEHDEVFFGEDHAQFVHHDGSLTTTTDVLVSGEDDGEVRRVCLTNNGRRPREIEITSYAEVVLAPPAADNAHPAFSKLFVQTEHLPEFGALIATRRPRSNDEPRLWAAHFAVVEGEIAADPQYETDRARFLGRGRAVADAAAIQEGQPLSNTVGTVLDPIFSLRQRVLVPPGKVARIAFWTVVASSRDELLGLVDKHHDRSAFDRAKTLAWTQGQVQLRHLGIATTEAADFQRLAAPILYADPRFRAPAEAILRGAGPQSGLWPYAISGDLPVVVLRIDDVEDIAQVAQLLRAHEYWRMKRLAVDLVIVNEHAASYMQDLQVAIETAVRSSQSRPRVGHLPAQGAVYTLRADLMNAETRSLLHAAARVVLHAHRGPLADQLARIRPPSGGALPLQPPRAAIPRQPPVATATASLEFFNGLGGFDKDGREYVTVLDGARVPPAPWINVIANSGFGFQVSTEGSGYTWAENSRENQLTEWSNDPVTDPSGEAIYVRDEITGDLWSPTAQPVRDGGTYVARHGFGYSRFEHEANGIALDLLQFVPLADPVKISRLTLRNNSGRARRLSITAYAEWVLGTSRAASAPFIVTEIDTATGAILVRNPWSTGFRDRVAFADLGGRQTGWTADRTEFLGRNGKPEAPAALARGNVLSGATGAGLDPCTALATSIELGAGEITDIVWLVGQCGSVEDARTLITRHREADLDAAFTSVTGHWETQLGAVRVKTPDRAMDLMLNGWLLYQTLACRIMARSAFYQASGAYGFRDQLQDGMALSLAAPDETRRHLLRAAARQFVEGDVQHWWLPHSGQGVRTRISDDHVWLAFAAATYITTSGDAAVLDEVLPFLDGPSLGAGDHDAFFQPMIADEQASLFEHCARGLDQCLELTGEHGLPLIGTGDWNDGMNRVGEGGKGESVWLGWLLVRTIELFAPFADGRDADRARRWRAHATSVQAALEREAWDGEWYRRATFDDGAWLGSRENEECRIDSIAQSWSVLSGAADPERAALAMASLDQHLIRRDDDLALLFAPPFDRTSRDPGYIKGYPPGLRENGGQYSHAAMWAILAFAKLGDGTAAADLFSLLNPINHAKTPEEVERYKAEPYVVAADIYSVPPHVGRAGWTWYTGSAAWMYRAGMEGILGIRREDDFLIVDPCIPAAWPGFEATVKVAFSRYDIRVENPSRTGRNLLQAVLDDTPVAPTEGCVRVPLDGGKHALVIRLGAGQS, from the coding sequence ATGCTTCCGACCTTCTTCTGCAGAGGGCTGTGGCCCCGCTCTCCCCCAGCCCCCTGGAACGCCATTGCGCCGGTGCGCGAGGAGCTGTTTGGCGTCGAACGCCTCGAGCAGCATGCGGAAAGTCTGGCTGCGGCGCAGCAGGTCACAGCACGACCGCCAGCCGTTAGGTCTCTTCAGGCCCGGCTAAATCACAATGCCGCTGCCTTGCTAGCCGCCTATCGCATCTGCGCCTCGGACCTCGAAAGCGGCCGGAGCGTGGTGCCGGCAGCGGAGTGGCTGCTCGACAACTATCACCTGGTCGAGGAACAGATCCGCGAAATCCGGGATGACCTGCCGCCCGGCTACTATCGGCAGTTGCCTAAGCTGGCGGGCGGGCCGTTCGCCGGGTACCCGCGTGTGTTTGGCCTCGCCTGGGCTTTCGTTGCCCACACAGACAGTCATTTCGATCCCGAGATATTGTGCCGGTTCATCGGAGCCTATCAGCAGGTTCAGCCGCTCACGATCGGCGAGTTGTGGGCCGTCGCGATCACGCTGCGCATCGTCCTGATCGAGAACCTGCGGCGGCTGGCTGACCAGATCGTCGTGGGACGAAAGGAGCGTGCGGATGCCGACGCGCTCGCCGACCGTCTTCTGGGATCGGGCGGTGCGCGATCCGCGCTCGACGCGGACATCGCCGCGCGTTCGTCTGCACCCCTGTCGGAGGTGTTCGCAGCGCAGCTCGCCAAGCGCCTGAGGGATCAGGATCCGCGAACGACCCCGGCGCTCGGCTGGCTCGCGGAGCGGCTCGGGATGCAGGGCGTCTCGATCGAGGACGTGGTGCAGCATGCCCAGCAGAGGCTGGGCGCGTCCAATGTTTCGGTCCGCAATGTCATAACCAGCATGCGGCTGATCTCCGACATCGACTGGGCGGCCCTGTTCGAGAGCCTCAGTCTCATCGACAAGCAGCTTCGCGGCGGAAGCGCGTTCGCCAAGATGGATTTCCCGACCCGCAATCTTTACCGAAGCGCGATCGAGGAGCTCGCCCGCGGCTCGCCATCAACCGAGCTCGAAATCGCCGAGCAGGTACTCACGGTATCGCACAGGGCGGCCGAAGGGGTGACTGATCCGAGGGAACGCGAGAAGGTCGGTGATCCTGGCTTTCATCTGATCGCCGGTGGGCGCAGTGCGTTTGAGCGGACGATCGGCTTCAGGCCGCCTCCCCGGTTACGGATGAGCCGTCTCGGTATGCGTCTCGGCGTCGGTGGCTACGCCGGCTTGATCTTGTCCGTCACCACGGCGCTGCTGGCGCTCGCCCTATGGGCGCTTTCGGCTTCGGACATCGATGCCCGCTGGCTTGCCCTGTTTGCCCTGACAGGATTCGTGCCGGCAACCGAGATGGCAACCGCGCTGGTCAACCGTGCGATCACATGGAGCTTCGGCGCGGCCGTCTTGCCCGGCCTTGAACTCGCCGAGGGTGTCCCAGAGTCGCTGCGCACACTGGTCGCCGTTCCGACGCTGCTGACCAGTGAGGCCGATCTCATGGAACAGGTCGAGCGGCTGGAAGTCCATCATCTCGCCGGCTCCGGCGGAGACCTGACCTTCGCCCTTCTGTCCGACGGCGTCGATGCGGACCGGGAAGTCGTCGAGGACGACGCATACCTGCTCGCCGTCGCAGCCGAGGCGATCGCGCAATTGAACCGCCGCTACGGCCCGGGACCCGAAGGCGACCGCTTTCTTCTTCTGCATCGCCGCCGCCTGTTCAACGCCGGCGAGAACACATGGATGGGATGGGAGCGCAAGCGGGGCAAGCTGCACGAACTGAACCGGCTTCTACGCGGCGCGCCCGACACAACCTTTGTGGCGGTGGCTGGGCACGCACCTCATGTTCCGGACAATGTCCGCTTTGTCATCACCCTCGATGCCGACACCAGACTGCCGCGCGATGCCGCGCGACGCCTGGTCGGCAAGATGGCCCACCCACTGAACCGGCCGCAGTTCAGCGACCGCGAGCAAAGGGTTGTCGGCGGCTATGCGATCCTCCAGCCGCGCGTCACCCCGGCGCTGCCGATTGGACGGGAGGGGTCCTTTCATCAAAGGGTCTTCTCGGGTCCCGCCGGCATGGACCCTTATGCGGCAGCGATCTCGGACGTCTACCAGGATCTCTTCGGTGAGGGGTCTTATACCGGCAAGGGCGTCTACGACGTCGACGCTTTCGAGGCGGCTCTCGCCGGCCGTGTTCCGGAGAACGCGCTCCTCAGCCACGATCTCTTCGAGGGTGTTTTTGCCCGCGCCGGCCTTGCCTCCGACATCGAGGTCGTCGAGGACTTCCCGAGCCGCTTCGATGTTGCCGCCAAGCGCCAGCATCGCTGGATACGCGGCGACTGGCAGCTCTTGCCCTGGGTGGTTGGCCGCGGCGGGGCGATGCCGCTCCTCGGCCGCTGGAAGATGCTGGACAATATGAGGCGGTCGCTGCTAGCGCCGACCACGCTGATGGCCGTTGCCCTCTGCTGGTTGCTGCCGATACCGGCCGCCATCGTCGGGCTCCTGCTCGTCCTCACCGCCGTCGCCACCCCGGCATTCCTCCCGAGCGCCTTCTCGGTCTTGCCGCGCCGCGCCGGACTTCGCGTTCGCAACCATCTCGGCGCACTTGCCGGCAGCCTCCGACTCGCGGCCGCCCAAGTGTCTCTCTCGGTCGCCTTCCTGCCCGACCATGCGCGACGGGCGGGAGACGCCATCGCCAGAACCCTGTTGCGGCTGTTCGTGACTCGCCGTCGTCTCCTCGAGTGGACGACGGCGGCGAAATCGACAGCCGCGCCGCGGCTGGATCTGGGAGGCTTCTATCGCGGTATGGCGGGCGGCGTGGCGCTCGGCCTCCCGCTTGCGGCCGGCGCAGTGGCGGCAGCACCGGCTTCATGGCCGCTCGTCCTGCCTTTTGCCTTGCTGTGGTCGGCCGCGCCGGCGCTCGCCTTCGGGATCAGCCGGCCGTCGTCCCTTGCGCGTCGGCGCTCGATTTCGCCGGCAGATGCGACCCATTTGCGCCTCATCGCGCGCCGCACCTGGCGCTATTTCGAGACGTTCGTGACGCCGGCCGACAACATGCTGCCGCCCGACAACTTTCAGGAGGATCCGAAGCCGACGCTCGCGCACCGCACGTCGCCCACCAATATTGGACTCTATCTCCTGTCCGCCGTCGCCGCCCGCGACTTCGGCTGGGCGGGAACGACCGAGACCGTCGAGCGCCTGGAGGCGGCACTCGGCTCGATGCGGAAGCTCGCCCTGTTCAAGGGGCACTTCTTCAACTGGTACGATATTCAGGATCTGCGCCCGCTCGACCCCGCCTATGTTTCGTCGGTCGACAGCGGCAATCTCGCCGGCCATCTGATCGCGCTCGCCAATGCCTGCGAAGAATGGATGGATCCGGCATGCATGCCGGATGTGAGGGGCGGCATGAAGGATGCCCTCCGACTGGCGCGCGAGGCCACCGACTCCTTGCCGACGAATGGCAGAGGGCAACCGCTCATCGCCGCTCTCGACGAGATCGAAACCCGGTTGAACGGCGCCGAGGCGATCGAGTCGATAGCCGCGCCCCTGAACCGGCTTGCCGCAAAGGCGGCCGAGGCCGCCCGCAGCATCATACCCATGCCCATGGCCGACGACGGCGATACACCGGACCTTTTGTTCTGGATCGAGGCGTTGAAGAGGGCCGGGTTCGAACATTTGCGCGATCGTCCCGGCATTGCCGATCCCGCCCGCCCCCTGAACGGGCGGTTGAAGGTGATCGCCGATACGGCGCGCGAGATGGCGCTGGCGATGGATTTCGCGTTTCTCCTCGATCCCGACCGGAAGCTGCTTTCGATCGGCTATTCGCTCGCCGACAACAGCCTCGACCCGAGCTGCTACGATCTTCTCGCCTCGGAAGCGCGGCTCGCCAGCCTGTTCGCGATCGCCAAGGGCGACATCCCGACACGGCACTGGTTCCACCTCGGCCGGGCGGTAACGCCGCTCGGCGCTGGCGCGGCGCTGATCTCCTGGTCGGGGTCCATGTTCGAATACCTGATGCCGTCGCTGGTGATGCGCGCGCCCGAGGACAGTCTGCTCGGACAGACCAGTCGTCTGGTGGTGAAACGTCAGCAGGCGTATGGGCGGTCCCTCGGGGTTCCTTGGGGCGTCTCGGAGTCGGCCTACAACGCTCGCGACATCGAGCTCACTTATCAGTATTCCAACTTCGGCGTGCCCGGCCTCGGCCTCAAGCGCGGGCTCTCGGCAGATGCCGTGATCGCACCCTATGCGACGGCGCTGGCGGCCATGGTCGACCCGCCGGGGGCACGACAGAACTATGTCCGGCTTGCGGCGATGGCTGCCTCCGGCCGCTACGGCTTCTACGAGGCTCTCGATTTCACCCGTTCGCGGCTGCCGGCCGACGAGGACGTGGCGATCGTGCGCGCCTTCATGGCGCATCACCAGGGCATGACCATTGTCGCCATCGCCAACACTGTGGAGGACGGCTGGATGCGTGCCCGGTTCCATCGCGAACCGATGATAAAGGCCAGCGAGCTTCTGTTGCAGGAACGCGTGCCCCTGGAAGTTGCCGTCATGCATCCCCGGGCGGAGGAGGTGAAGGTGCCTCCCGCCGGGGCCGGCGCCGACACAGCGACGGTGCGCCGCCTTTCGGCCTTCACGGGGGGAGCACCGACGACCCACCTGCTCTCTAACGGGCGCTACGCGGTAATGCTGAACACCACCGGCGCCGGCTACAGCCGCTGGCGAGATATCGCCGTGACGCGCTGGCGGGAGGACGCGACCCGCGACGACTGGGGATCGTTTATTTTCCTCAAGGACAGCCGAAGCGGGAAGATCTGGTCGGTCGGCATGCAGCCCGCCGGAGGCGATGCAGAGCACGACGAAGTCTTCTTTGGTGAGGATCATGCCCAGTTCGTCCATCACGACGGCAGCCTGACGACGACCACGGACGTCCTGGTCTCAGGCGAGGATGACGGCGAGGTCCGCCGCGTATGCCTGACCAACAACGGCCGCCGCCCGCGCGAGATCGAGATCACCTCCTATGCGGAGGTGGTGCTGGCGCCGCCCGCCGCCGACAACGCGCATCCGGCCTTCTCCAAGCTGTTCGTGCAGACCGAGCATCTTCCCGAGTTCGGAGCACTGATCGCGACGCGACGCCCCAGATCGAACGACGAGCCGCGACTCTGGGCGGCGCATTTCGCCGTCGTGGAAGGCGAGATCGCCGCCGATCCGCAGTATGAGACCGATCGGGCCCGCTTCCTCGGTCGGGGCCGCGCGGTCGCCGACGCTGCCGCTATCCAGGAAGGCCAGCCGCTTTCGAATACGGTGGGAACCGTTCTCGATCCGATCTTTTCGCTCAGGCAGCGCGTGTTGGTTCCCCCCGGCAAGGTCGCGCGGATCGCCTTCTGGACCGTCGTCGCATCGTCGCGAGACGAACTTCTGGGGCTGGTCGACAAGCACCATGACCGCAGCGCATTCGACCGGGCGAAGACCCTGGCGTGGACGCAGGGACAGGTCCAGCTTCGGCATCTCGGCATCGCGACGACGGAGGCGGCGGATTTCCAGCGCCTCGCAGCGCCCATCCTCTACGCCGATCCGCGCTTCCGCGCGCCTGCGGAGGCGATCCTGCGCGGCGCGGGCCCGCAGTCGGGCCTGTGGCCCTACGCGATCTCCGGCGACCTGCCGGTCGTCGTGCTGCGCATCGACGATGTCGAGGACATCGCCCAGGTCGCCCAATTGCTCCGCGCCCATGAATACTGGCGCATGAAGCGCCTCGCCGTCGATCTCGTCATCGTCAACGAGCACGCCGCCTCCTACATGCAGGACCTGCAGGTCGCGATCGAAACCGCGGTGCGCAGCAGCCAGTCGCGACCGCGCGTCGGCCACCTTCCCGCGCAAGGCGCGGTCTACACGCTCCGTGCCGACCTCATGAACGCCGAGACCCGATCGCTGCTGCACGCGGCCGCCCGTGTCGTCCTGCACGCCCATCGCGGGCCCCTCGCCGATCAGCTCGCCCGCATACGACCGCCGTCGGGCGGAGCGTTGCCGCTCCAGCCTCCGAGAGCGGCGATCCCGCGCCAGCCGCCGGTGGCGACGGCGACGGCCAGCCTCGAATTCTTCAACGGCCTCGGCGGCTTCGACAAGGACGGGCGGGAATACGTGACCGTCCTCGACGGCGCCCGCGTGCCGCCCGCGCCCTGGATCAACGTGATCGCCAATTCCGGCTTCGGCTTCCAGGTCTCGACGGAGGGAAGCGGCTACACCTGGGCCGAGAACAGCCGGGAGAACCAGTTGACCGAGTGGTCGAACGATCCGGTGACCGACCCCTCCGGCGAGGCGATCTATGTCCGCGACGAGATCACCGGTGATCTCTGGAGCCCGACGGCGCAACCCGTCCGCGACGGCGGGACCTATGTCGCGCGCCACGGATTCGGCTACAGCCGCTTCGAGCACGAGGCGAACGGCATTGCCCTCGACCTGCTGCAGTTCGTGCCGCTCGCCGATCCGGTCAAGATCTCCCGCCTGACGCTTCGCAACAATTCGGGCCGCGCGCGTCGGCTGTCGATCACCGCTTACGCGGAATGGGTGCTCGGGACCTCGCGCGCGGCGTCGGCGCCGTTCATCGTGACGGAGATCGATACGGCGACGGGCGCCATCCTCGTCCGTAATCCATGGAGCACCGGCTTTCGGGACCGTGTCGCGTTCGCCGATCTCGGCGGACGGCAGACCGGCTGGACGGCGGACCGCACCGAGTTCCTCGGTCGCAACGGCAAGCCCGAAGCGCCGGCCGCGCTCGCCCGCGGGAATGTGCTGTCCGGTGCCACCGGAGCCGGCCTCGACCCCTGCACGGCCCTGGCCACGAGCATCGAACTCGGCGCCGGCGAAATCACCGACATCGTGTGGCTGGTCGGACAATGCGGATCGGTCGAAGACGCAAGGACGCTGATCACGCGCCATCGCGAAGCCGATCTCGACGCAGCCTTCACCTCGGTGACCGGGCACTGGGAGACCCAGCTCGGCGCGGTCCGGGTGAAGACGCCGGACCGGGCGATGGACCTCATGCTGAACGGCTGGCTGCTCTACCAGACGCTCGCGTGCCGCATCATGGCTCGTTCGGCGTTCTACCAGGCGAGCGGCGCCTACGGCTTCCGCGACCAGCTCCAGGACGGCATGGCATTGTCTCTCGCCGCACCGGACGAGACGCGCCGCCATCTCCTGCGCGCGGCAGCCCGGCAATTCGTCGAAGGCGACGTCCAGCATTGGTGGCTGCCGCATTCGGGACAGGGCGTGCGGACGCGGATTTCGGACGACCACGTCTGGCTCGCCTTCGCCGCCGCCACCTACATCACCACGTCCGGTGACGCCGCCGTTCTGGACGAGGTCCTGCCGTTTCTGGATGGGCCAAGCCTTGGGGCAGGTGATCACGATGCCTTCTTCCAACCGATGATCGCGGATGAGCAAGCTTCGCTCTTCGAGCACTGCGCGCGTGGTCTCGACCAATGCCTCGAGCTTACAGGCGAGCATGGCCTACCCCTCATCGGTACCGGCGACTGGAACGACGGCATGAACCGCGTGGGCGAGGGCGGCAAGGGCGAAAGCGTGTGGCTCGGCTGGCTGCTGGTGCGCACCATCGAGCTTTTCGCTCCATTCGCTGATGGCCGTGATGCAGACCGTGCGCGGCGCTGGCGGGCGCATGCCACCTCGGTACAGGCTGCGCTTGAGCGTGAGGCCTGGGACGGCGAATGGTATCGCCGGGCGACGTTCGACGATGGTGCTTGGCTTGGCTCCAGGGAGAACGAGGAGTGCCGGATCGATTCAATCGCCCAGTCCTGGTCGGTTTTATCGGGCGCTGCCGATCCGGAGCGCGCGGCGCTGGCGATGGCATCTCTCGATCAGCATCTCATCCGCCGCGACGACGATCTTGCCCTTCTGTTCGCGCCGCCCTTCGACAGGACATCCCGCGATCCCGGCTACATCAAGGGCTACCCGCCGGGCCTCCGTGAAAACGGCGGGCAATACAGCCATGCCGCCATGTGGGCGATCCTCGCCTTCGCGAAGCTGGGTGACGGCACAGCGGCTGCCGACCTGTTTTCACTCCTCAACCCCATCAATCATGCCAAGACGCCCGAAGAGGTCGAGCGATACAAAGCCGAACCCTACGTCGTCGCCGCAGACATCTACTCGGTTCCTCCTCACGTGGGACGCGCGGGCTGGACCTGGTACACGGGTTCGGCGGCATGGATGTATCGCGCCGGCATGGAAGGAATATTGGGCATCCGACGCGAGGACGATTTTCTTATTGTCGACCCCTGCATACCGGCCGCCTGGCCAGGATTTGAGGCCACGGTGAAGGTGGCGTTCAGCCGTTACGATATCCGCGTTGAGAATCCGTCCCGAACCGGCCGCAACTTATTGCAGGCTGTCCTCGACGACACGCCTGTCGCGCCCACCGAAGGGTGTGTTCGCGTTCCTCTGGACGGAGGGAAACACGCTCTCGTGATCCGTCTTGGAGCCGGACAGTCCTGA
- a CDS encoding AAA family ATPase: protein MTTEAEALANILAWSADSPNWQKDALRRLATQATLEPPEIDELVSICKGESQAARLDAEHLRDPSREQGEVYLRQVHGVRHVNALAADQRLTLHRVGLTIIYGDNGSGKSGYARILKKACRARMPSRVEEIIPDIYDPAPGTPCATIEYAISGQNRTCAWQLGQAADAALSAVSVFDSRTANIHVDETNDVAYTPFPLKLLGALAQLCKSVKDKLAAEITQIKAQTPQSIKSPTCSSTTAVGRLMARLAANTDPTIVERLAALTQAEQDRLAQLTADLSGDPARAARQLAALKSKVEGHIARLDVLFASIGDDTASNLRRLADVSDTARRAAEAASGALFHDEPLPQIGSDVWQALWASARAFSDQEAYPDRRFPVIDPGSVCVLCQQELTPVAASRLNRFEAFVRDDSQQRAQAARAAYDEALATFGGAAFSLTELANIVATVRDELRQDTVALEVRNVVLRALWRHRQIRRRHASPAATLDAPIVSYPRQALTDQIADIVTRSHALAAEADSPARAALLAEKAELADRQWLSGIKADVLAEIDRLKQIARLETAQRDTATNRITTKSTEIAQALVTDALRAQFAREVASFEIAGLAVELRQQSSAQGAPRFKVALTRKPSAAVGQVLSEGEHRCVALAAFMAELATTENKSGIVFDDPVSSLDHMHREAVAKRLVAEAARRQVIVFTHDLAFLFELNRAADNADPKPQVAISSVSRGADKAGFCRSEPPFKARRVSDITASLTNQLANERYHFDQGNEDEWRKAVKSIAGTLRDTWEIAVEEVVGHVIRRLSNEVKTPGLVKLTAITVADCEAMRDGFSRCSELMHSAAAALNRPLPRPDVLSAEISALAAWADSLRQRQGAARLP from the coding sequence ATGACGACTGAGGCAGAGGCGCTTGCCAACATTCTTGCGTGGTCTGCCGATAGTCCGAACTGGCAGAAAGACGCCCTGCGGCGGCTTGCGACTCAGGCGACGTTGGAGCCGCCTGAGATCGACGAACTGGTCTCCATTTGCAAGGGAGAAAGCCAAGCGGCACGGCTGGATGCCGAGCATTTGCGCGATCCCAGCCGCGAGCAGGGCGAAGTCTATCTAAGACAGGTGCATGGCGTCCGACATGTCAACGCCTTGGCCGCTGACCAGCGGCTGACGCTCCACCGCGTCGGACTGACGATCATCTATGGCGATAACGGATCGGGCAAATCCGGCTATGCACGCATCCTGAAGAAGGCATGTCGTGCCCGTATGCCGAGCCGTGTTGAGGAGATCATACCCGACATCTATGACCCAGCACCGGGCACACCCTGCGCTACGATAGAATACGCGATCAGCGGTCAGAATCGCACTTGCGCGTGGCAGCTCGGTCAGGCGGCCGATGCCGCGCTGTCGGCCGTTAGCGTTTTCGATTCGCGTACAGCCAATATCCACGTCGATGAAACCAATGACGTGGCCTACACGCCGTTCCCGCTCAAATTGCTTGGAGCGTTGGCCCAGCTCTGCAAGTCGGTCAAAGATAAGCTGGCCGCCGAAATCACGCAGATTAAGGCACAGACGCCACAAAGCATCAAATCCCCGACGTGCAGCTCGACGACGGCCGTAGGCAGGCTTATGGCCCGACTTGCCGCTAACACCGACCCTACCATCGTCGAGAGACTGGCTGCACTCACCCAAGCAGAGCAAGACCGGTTGGCCCAGCTCACGGCGGACCTTTCCGGCGATCCGGCCCGCGCGGCGCGTCAACTCGCCGCGCTAAAGTCCAAGGTCGAGGGACATATTGCGCGCCTCGATGTGCTGTTTGCTTCGATCGGCGACGATACGGCCTCCAATCTGCGTCGGCTCGCGGACGTCAGCGATACGGCGCGACGGGCGGCAGAAGCCGCGTCCGGCGCGCTCTTCCACGACGAACCATTGCCGCAGATCGGGTCAGATGTTTGGCAGGCGCTATGGGCGAGCGCGCGAGCATTTTCCGATCAAGAAGCGTATCCCGACCGACGCTTCCCTGTAATCGATCCTGGCAGCGTATGTGTTCTTTGCCAGCAGGAATTGACCCCTGTTGCCGCCAGTCGGCTCAACCGCTTTGAGGCATTCGTGCGCGACGATAGCCAGCAGCGCGCCCAGGCCGCGCGCGCGGCATACGATGAGGCGCTTGCGACATTCGGGGGTGCCGCGTTTTCGCTGACCGAGCTTGCAAACATCGTGGCGACCGTCCGCGATGAGCTGCGGCAGGACACCGTGGCATTGGAAGTCAGGAATGTCGTCTTGCGCGCGCTGTGGCGTCATCGCCAGATCAGACGACGCCACGCGAGTCCTGCCGCCACGCTCGACGCGCCTATTGTCTCCTATCCGCGCCAAGCACTGACCGATCAGATCGCGGATATTGTAACGCGGTCGCACGCCTTGGCTGCCGAAGCCGACTCTCCGGCGCGTGCGGCGTTGCTTGCTGAAAAGGCCGAACTTGCCGATCGGCAATGGCTTAGCGGTATCAAGGCGGATGTTCTTGCAGAGATCGACCGCCTGAAACAGATTGCGCGTCTTGAGACGGCCCAGCGGGACACCGCCACCAATCGCATCACGACCAAGAGCACCGAGATTGCGCAGGCATTGGTGACGGACGCGCTCCGCGCGCAGTTCGCGCGTGAGGTCGCGAGCTTCGAGATCGCTGGCCTGGCAGTAGAGCTGCGCCAGCAGAGCAGTGCGCAAGGCGCCCCTCGTTTCAAGGTCGCGCTGACCCGCAAGCCGAGTGCCGCTGTGGGCCAAGTCTTGAGCGAAGGTGAGCATCGTTGTGTGGCGCTCGCTGCATTCATGGCGGAACTTGCCACCACCGAGAACAAGTCCGGCATTGTTTTTGACGATCCAGTATCGTCACTCGACCACATGCACCGAGAGGCTGTCGCGAAACGTTTGGTCGCCGAAGCGGCACGCCGACAGGTCATAGTTTTTACGCATGACCTTGCCTTCTTGTTCGAGTTGAACCGTGCGGCGGATAACGCCGATCCAAAACCGCAAGTTGCAATCAGCTCTGTCAGTCGGGGCGCAGACAAGGCCGGCTTTTGCCGTAGCGAGCCGCCATTCAAAGCGCGGCGTGTCAGCGACATTACGGCGAGCCTGACTAATCAGCTCGCAAACGAACGCTACCACTTTGATCAGGGCAATGAGGACGAATGGCGCAAGGCCGTCAAATCTATCGCCGGAACGCTGCGCGACACATGGGAGATCGCGGTTGAGGAAGTTGTCGGGCACGTCATCCGGCGTCTGTCTAACGAAGTGAAAACGCCTGGCTTGGTCAAATTGACCGCAATCACTGTTGCTGATTGCGAGGCCATGCGGGACGGATTTAGCCGCTGCTCCGAATTGATGCACAGCGCCGCCGCGGCACTGAATCGCCCGCTTCCGAGGCCAGATGTGCTCTCAGCCGAGATCAGCGCTTTGGCTGCTTGGGCGGATAGCCTCCGGCAGCGCCAGGGAGCTGCAAGGCTGCCCTGA